A DNA window from Anaerocolumna sp. AGMB13020 contains the following coding sequences:
- a CDS encoding AAA family ATPase, whose product MKKLILVTSPPACGKTFVSKELSKALKHVVYLDKDTLILLSKQIFQVAGEEYNRSSDFFEENIRDYEYETIVALALEALDYDDIALINAPFTREIRDKAYMKDLKDKLREKNTRLVVIWVETSIEVCKQRMIRRNSDRDTWKLEHWEEYIAGCNFNIPTELDDRETVDDLLIFKNSSDEEFKNSLNECVKQLEE is encoded by the coding sequence ATGAAAAAGCTGATATTGGTTACATCGCCACCGGCTTGCGGTAAAACCTTTGTTTCAAAGGAACTCAGCAAGGCCTTAAAGCATGTGGTTTATCTGGATAAAGATACACTAATATTACTTTCCAAACAAATCTTTCAAGTAGCAGGAGAGGAATACAATAGAAGCTCCGATTTCTTTGAAGAGAATATACGGGATTACGAATATGAGACTATAGTGGCATTGGCATTGGAAGCGCTGGATTATGATGATATCGCCTTGATTAATGCTCCTTTCACCAGAGAAATACGTGATAAAGCATATATGAAAGACTTAAAAGATAAACTCCGTGAGAAAAATACAAGATTAGTGGTAATCTGGGTTGAAACCAGTATAGAAGTCTGTAAACAACGCATGATCAGACGGAATTCAGATCGAGATACCTGGAAACTGGAACACTGGGAGGAGTATATAGCAGGCTGTAATTTTAATATACCTACTGAGTTAGATGACAGAGAAACAGTTGATGATTTATTGATATTTAAAAATTCCTCCGACGAAGAGTTCAAGAACTCTTTGAATGAATGTGTAAAGCAGCTGGAAGAATGA
- the srtB gene encoding class B sortase: MKKRQHNFYNYIRYFSAILFVLCLLYIGNALLLQPYLSARVVNDARALYANGKEKAIAAQGLAAESVMTPELSPDSDTSADSSDIALSEELHDKEGRLLEFTQLLALNEDVKGWLTVGGTNIDYPVLQSGKEDPEYYLYRNIYKENDKAGSLFLHAGSLLGDNEKNLVIYGHNMKSTNTMFHQLLKYDKLSFYKEHPYINFDSIYQKGQWKIIAVIKADADTDNTFFNFIRTSFTGDTDFLQYIYELRNRSIYNIPVDADEKDELLTLVTCSYEMDNYRTVVVARKLRAEETLSVDTEKAVENPHPLYPNSWYAYYGGTKPVIPAFNEAYEAGTIEWYSHR, from the coding sequence ATGAAGAAAAGACAGCATAATTTCTACAACTACATAAGATACTTCTCAGCGATTCTATTTGTTCTGTGTTTATTATATATTGGAAACGCTTTACTGCTCCAGCCCTATCTGTCTGCTCGAGTCGTCAATGATGCCAGAGCTCTTTACGCAAATGGTAAAGAAAAGGCCATTGCAGCGCAAGGGCTCGCAGCTGAAAGCGTGATGACACCAGAATTATCTCCTGATTCTGATACATCTGCTGATAGTTCTGATATTGCTCTATCGGAAGAACTGCATGATAAGGAGGGTAGACTTCTTGAATTCACGCAATTGTTAGCTCTAAATGAGGACGTAAAAGGATGGCTTACCGTTGGAGGTACCAATATAGACTACCCGGTTCTGCAATCGGGTAAAGAGGATCCAGAATATTATCTTTATCGGAATATATACAAAGAGAACGACAAAGCTGGCAGCCTGTTTCTTCATGCAGGTTCCCTGCTGGGAGATAATGAAAAAAACCTTGTAATCTATGGACACAATATGAAATCAACCAATACTATGTTCCACCAGCTTTTAAAGTATGATAAACTGTCCTTTTATAAAGAACACCCTTATATAAACTTTGACAGTATCTATCAGAAAGGGCAGTGGAAAATAATTGCTGTAATAAAAGCAGACGCGGATACGGATAATACTTTCTTTAACTTTATAAGAACCTCTTTTACCGGAGATACTGATTTTCTGCAATATATTTATGAATTACGCAATCGATCCATTTACAATATTCCCGTTGATGCTGATGAAAAGGACGAACTGCTGACATTGGTTACCTGTTCTTATGAAATGGATAATTACCGAACGGTTGTTGTAGCCAGAAAATTAAGGGCTGAAGAAACACTTTCAGTCGATACTGAGAAGGCAGTTGAGAATCCCCACCCTCTCTATCCAAACAGCTGGTATGCCTATTACGGCGGAACAAAACCTGTTATTCCGGCTTTCAACGAAGCTTATGAGGCAGGAACAATTGAATGGTATTCGCATAGGTAA
- a CDS encoding putative bifunctional diguanylate cyclase/phosphodiesterase, producing the protein MENTTNKQGRSKPSAISRIKTYYLAHMKYNPSATTIKISLLYFVFGILWIVFSGKIIYMISDDIRIIRNFEFYKGSFFVILSTGVISILIYQGVSNYEKAKVKIHENLLDLNESHKETIRLKEELKILACTDTLTSMPNKFAFENRMEQLIDENMKTGTSFAFLYLDIDNFKHINDTVGHDAGDFFLVEFGQRLTESLSDYDISARIGGDEFAVLLQLDGNKSKAENILNELAAKLRRIWVINEHEFFITFSVGLTVFPRDGITTLKLLQNADLAMYSVKETSKDNYSYYSYEIETTNRKRIAMINSLRMAVINKEFSLLYQPITTLTTDTICGVEALIRWNHPVSGFIPPSDFIPLAEESGLITEIDKWVLSEALKQKKIWEDSGYPPIKISINISGHSLRWKGLASEIRQQLDITGVKPSEVLFEVTETSLIEDMDTSVELLKSLRDMGVRIALDDFGIGYSSLTYLKKLPIDIVKLDRSFVNEITNQEHTDIIVETIIRLAHDLDLKITAEGIETSNQRQYLANLLCDFGQGYYYSKPVTSKAIENTWFH; encoded by the coding sequence ATGGAAAACACAACAAACAAGCAAGGCAGAAGTAAGCCTTCTGCTATTAGTCGCATAAAGACCTACTACCTGGCACATATGAAGTATAATCCTTCTGCAACCACTATCAAAATATCTTTGCTGTATTTTGTTTTTGGAATTTTATGGATTGTTTTTTCCGGAAAAATAATCTACATGATATCAGATGATATCAGGATAATCCGGAATTTCGAATTTTATAAAGGCAGTTTCTTTGTAATCTTATCCACTGGTGTTATTTCTATTCTGATATATCAAGGAGTTTCCAATTACGAGAAAGCTAAAGTAAAGATTCATGAAAATCTGCTGGATTTAAATGAATCTCACAAGGAAACTATTCGATTAAAAGAAGAATTGAAGATATTAGCCTGTACTGATACCTTAACTTCCATGCCGAATAAATTTGCATTTGAAAACAGAATGGAACAGTTGATTGATGAAAATATGAAAACTGGAACCTCCTTTGCGTTCCTGTATCTGGACATTGATAATTTCAAACATATCAATGATACAGTGGGACATGATGCAGGGGATTTTTTCTTGGTAGAATTTGGCCAACGGCTTACGGAAAGTCTATCGGATTATGATATTTCTGCAAGAATCGGAGGCGATGAATTCGCCGTACTGCTGCAGCTAGATGGTAACAAAAGCAAAGCAGAAAATATACTGAATGAGCTTGCTGCAAAGTTAAGGCGTATCTGGGTTATTAATGAACATGAGTTTTTTATAACTTTCAGCGTCGGTCTGACGGTATTTCCAAGAGATGGCATTACTACTTTAAAATTATTACAAAATGCTGACCTGGCTATGTATTCTGTAAAAGAGACCTCCAAAGATAATTATTCTTATTATAGCTATGAAATTGAAACTACCAACCGTAAGCGGATTGCAATGATCAATTCCCTGCGAATGGCAGTTATTAATAAGGAATTCAGCCTTTTATACCAGCCTATTACCACTTTGACCACTGATACCATTTGTGGAGTGGAAGCACTTATTCGTTGGAATCATCCTGTTAGCGGTTTTATTCCCCCTTCAGATTTTATTCCTCTTGCAGAAGAAAGCGGTCTAATTACAGAAATTGACAAATGGGTACTAAGTGAAGCATTGAAGCAGAAGAAAATATGGGAAGACAGTGGTTATCCTCCCATTAAAATCTCAATTAATATCTCCGGACACAGCCTGCGATGGAAAGGACTCGCCAGTGAGATACGGCAGCAGCTGGACATTACTGGGGTAAAACCAAGTGAAGTTCTCTTTGAAGTTACTGAAACTTCCCTTATTGAAGACATGGATACCTCTGTCGAATTGCTGAAATCTCTTCGAGATATGGGTGTTCGAATTGCATTGGATGATTTTGGGATAGGGTACTCTTCGTTAACCTATCTAAAAAAACTTCCTATTGATATCGTGAAGCTGGACCGTTCCTTTGTAAATGAAATTACGAACCAGGAGCATACGGATATTATAGTAGAAACAATTATTCGTCTGGCTCATGATCTGGATTTAAAGATTACAGCGGAAGGTATTGAAACCTCTAATCAAAGGCAGTACCTCGCTAATCTTCTATGCGATTTCGGTCAAGGCTATTACTACAGCAAACCCGTTACCAGTAAGGCAATTGAAAATACCTGGTTTCACTGA
- a CDS encoding endospore germination permease, whose amino-acid sequence MFAENDKISLRQFNRLLIFDLFSVSGIVIPNIAAGAAGRDGLLSICLGTLYAFLYGYVILYLCRQTGGRYLNFCDDNFGRFVTFFVGIPYIIKLFFCLVFSARLFGQIINQTLLADTDNRIIILFLLIVSAYAASKGLEVRARITEVIFFLVIVPVFIFLLLGLRKVDPGNLTPLFTESFADIGLGSYQILIAYSALELMIFSIPLIHFRQGDIKRGKKLYSHVAKALTITGILNILMYIVTMGMLGRIETGGKLWSAIYTFQMVRLPGGFLQRQDAFILSIWLLGIFTLTGALFYYLSYITGHITKLSNRNYLLVPLILLVFGASVIPIETEQFYLYFKKYMMYIGMPQSIIIPVLVAATGKLKKIINRKVVANTILIFLVSLASFTLTGCSDMTEIEDRNFIQAVGIDTLGEDMIEVYYILPDLKALTEQGAEDPKKLTLTFKNKDFSEIEEDYGRENNKRLDFSQLKTIILGEGITKNKEMMSSFLSYVENKYEIGRNTLVFLSASTAKSIIELNGDVEGGIGDYLSQMSRINLRNNGIEEIDIGDLILARNEGDLSVNIPMLKTTDKKVVVSGLGIFSEDTISYLANEKESDFIYYASGFGKNKILYLPPDEKDGPPKYVIKINRLIRTMEFYEEAGKPYLNMLVEGYASIQKGADQQEDESKNDTIERVEKECNAYVSENIGTAIKAISLGNGIDFINLYRMTGYRDRSIWLDYRDKQKEFLKDLTVNLTVDFHIQ is encoded by the coding sequence ATGTTTGCAGAAAACGATAAGATATCTTTAAGACAGTTCAACAGGCTTCTTATATTTGATCTTTTCAGTGTATCCGGAATAGTAATACCTAATATTGCGGCAGGTGCGGCAGGAAGGGACGGTTTGCTCTCTATCTGTCTGGGGACGCTGTATGCTTTTCTTTATGGTTATGTAATTCTTTATTTATGCAGGCAGACAGGCGGACGTTATCTTAATTTCTGTGATGATAATTTTGGGAGATTTGTAACCTTCTTTGTTGGCATACCATACATTATTAAGCTCTTTTTCTGCCTTGTATTTTCTGCAAGGCTGTTCGGACAGATTATAAACCAGACCTTATTGGCAGATACCGATAATAGAATTATCATCCTGTTTCTTTTGATTGTTTCTGCTTATGCTGCCTCAAAAGGGTTAGAAGTAAGAGCCAGAATTACTGAAGTAATTTTCTTCCTGGTAATTGTACCTGTCTTCATCTTTTTGCTTTTAGGACTGCGTAAAGTGGACCCGGGTAATCTTACACCGCTTTTTACAGAGAGTTTCGCAGATATTGGACTAGGAAGTTATCAGATTCTGATTGCTTACAGTGCTTTGGAGTTGATGATATTCTCCATACCTTTGATACACTTTAGACAAGGAGATATCAAGAGAGGGAAAAAGCTCTATAGTCATGTTGCAAAAGCTCTTACAATAACCGGAATACTTAATATCCTCATGTATATAGTTACAATGGGGATGTTGGGCAGAATTGAAACGGGCGGTAAACTTTGGTCTGCAATTTATACTTTTCAGATGGTTCGACTGCCTGGTGGTTTTCTGCAGAGACAGGATGCCTTTATATTATCTATCTGGCTTCTCGGAATCTTTACCTTAACCGGTGCCTTGTTTTATTATTTAAGTTATATTACCGGGCATATTACGAAATTATCTAATCGCAACTATTTATTGGTGCCACTTATACTGCTTGTCTTTGGAGCGTCCGTCATACCTATAGAGACAGAACAGTTCTATCTATATTTTAAGAAATATATGATGTACATTGGTATGCCTCAATCCATCATAATACCTGTACTGGTGGCAGCTACTGGTAAGTTGAAGAAAATTATCAATAGAAAAGTTGTTGCAAATACAATCTTAATTTTTTTAGTATCTCTTGCCAGCTTTACACTAACTGGCTGCAGTGATATGACTGAAATAGAAGACAGGAACTTTATCCAGGCAGTTGGAATTGATACACTGGGTGAGGATATGATAGAGGTTTATTATATCCTTCCAGATTTAAAAGCACTTACGGAGCAGGGAGCTGAAGATCCAAAGAAACTAACCTTGACGTTTAAGAACAAGGATTTCTCGGAAATAGAAGAAGATTATGGGAGAGAAAATAATAAACGCCTTGATTTCAGCCAGCTTAAGACCATAATACTTGGAGAAGGAATTACAAAAAACAAAGAGATGATGTCCTCCTTTCTATCTTATGTAGAGAATAAATATGAAATCGGGCGTAATACACTGGTTTTTCTTTCTGCTAGTACCGCGAAAAGCATTATTGAGTTAAATGGTGATGTTGAAGGAGGAATCGGTGACTATCTGTCTCAGATGAGCAGAATTAATTTGAGAAACAATGGAATTGAAGAAATAGATATAGGAGATTTGATTCTGGCAAGAAATGAAGGTGATCTGAGCGTAAATATACCAATGCTCAAAACTACGGATAAGAAGGTTGTCGTATCCGGTCTTGGAATCTTCTCCGAGGATACAATCAGCTATCTTGCAAATGAAAAAGAGAGTGATTTCATTTATTATGCCAGTGGCTTTGGTAAAAACAAGATTCTATATCTGCCACCAGATGAAAAAGACGGACCACCTAAATATGTCATAAAAATAAACAGGCTTATACGTACGATGGAATTTTACGAAGAAGCAGGAAAACCTTATCTGAACATGTTAGTTGAAGGGTATGCGTCTATTCAAAAAGGTGCTGACCAGCAAGAGGATGAAAGTAAGAATGATACCATCGAAAGAGTTGAAAAGGAATGCAATGCCTATGTCAGTGAGAATATTGGAACTGCCATAAAAGCAATAAGTCTGGGTAATGGTATTGATTTCATTAATCTATATCGAATGACAGGTTACCGGGACAGGAGTATCTGGTTAGATTACAGGGATAAGCAAAAGGAATTCTTGAAAGATCTGACGGTTAATCTGACAGTAGATTTCCATATTCAATAA
- a CDS encoding spore germination protein: MTLLHDDYNRITALFFKKLDENIDTLCALFDNCADVVKRKLTVGSANTVDIYVIYIDNMIDKELLEMNTLQQLFRDLEEMPATGQFEYIKEKGIQTVDLTEVSTIPEIVGQILSGDTIILVDGYDKALKVSVRKMPNRGVPTSENEVAVRGSKESFSEAFFINRVLLRRRIKDTNLKIKQTKIGTRTATDVAICYLEGVARPEVVAEIERRLKKYTIDGIFDSGMLEQLTERNTYSPFPEFQSTERPDKAASAILEGRVVIIVDNSPIVLLLPTTLNSFFQASDDAYTRWEVATFLRLLRYIGAFITIALPGLYVAVINFNAELLSPAMALSFAAARGGVPFSVLVEVIIMEISFQMLLEAGIRLPGPMGGTLGIVGGLIIGDAAVNANIVSPIVVIVIALTAISAFTVPNEPFVSAFRIVRYFILILSSFLGLFGFIMGIILLLIHLGGLKSFGIPYLVPFAASGINQGSDTKDGMVRFPFRTLKRRPLFAMKDERTRLVTNESDNNKEKGEKQ, encoded by the coding sequence ATGACCCTTTTGCATGACGATTATAACCGCATAACGGCACTTTTTTTCAAGAAACTGGATGAAAATATAGACACCCTCTGTGCATTGTTTGATAACTGTGCTGATGTGGTAAAGAGAAAACTGACTGTTGGTTCCGCTAATACAGTGGACATATATGTTATCTATATTGATAACATGATTGACAAAGAATTACTGGAAATGAATACCCTTCAGCAGTTATTCAGGGATTTGGAGGAGATGCCTGCCACAGGACAATTTGAATACATCAAAGAAAAAGGAATTCAGACGGTAGATTTAACCGAAGTTTCTACTATTCCTGAAATCGTTGGGCAGATACTTTCGGGTGACACCATTATTCTGGTAGACGGTTACGATAAAGCCCTTAAAGTATCCGTAAGAAAAATGCCGAACCGTGGTGTTCCCACCAGTGAAAACGAGGTTGCTGTGAGAGGTTCCAAAGAAAGTTTCAGTGAGGCTTTCTTTATAAACCGCGTATTGCTGCGAAGAAGAATAAAAGATACAAATCTTAAGATCAAACAGACCAAAATAGGTACAAGAACCGCTACGGATGTAGCAATCTGCTATCTGGAAGGAGTAGCTAGACCAGAAGTTGTGGCAGAAATTGAACGAAGATTAAAGAAATATACAATAGACGGTATATTTGACAGCGGAATGCTGGAACAGCTTACAGAACGCAATACCTATTCCCCCTTCCCGGAATTCCAATCTACAGAAAGACCGGATAAAGCTGCATCCGCTATTTTGGAAGGCAGGGTCGTAATAATTGTGGACAATTCACCAATTGTACTGTTGCTTCCCACTACCTTGAATTCCTTCTTCCAGGCTTCAGATGATGCCTATACCAGATGGGAAGTAGCCACCTTTTTAAGGCTTCTCCGATATATAGGTGCTTTTATAACCATTGCATTACCGGGCCTTTATGTAGCAGTAATTAATTTTAATGCAGAATTATTATCCCCAGCCATGGCCTTATCCTTTGCGGCTGCCAGAGGAGGTGTCCCTTTTTCGGTACTGGTGGAAGTAATTATTATGGAAATCAGTTTTCAAATGTTGTTGGAGGCAGGAATCAGACTCCCAGGGCCAATGGGAGGAACTCTTGGTATCGTGGGTGGATTGATTATTGGTGATGCAGCGGTAAATGCTAATATAGTCAGTCCAATTGTTGTTATTGTGATTGCTTTAACGGCAATCTCAGCTTTTACGGTTCCCAATGAGCCTTTTGTTTCCGCCTTTCGGATCGTACGTTATTTTATTTTGATCTTATCATCTTTCCTGGGGCTTTTCGGGTTTATTATGGGAATCATTTTATTACTGATACATCTGGGAGGATTAAAGAGCTTTGGCATTCCGTATCTGGTTCCTTTTGCTGCTTCGGGAATCAATCAAGGCTCGGATACAAAGGATGGAATGGTACGGTTTCCTTTTCGAACCCTTAAGAGACGTCCTTTGTTTGCCATGAAAGATGAAAGAACCAGACTGGTTACAAATGAAAGTGATAATAATAAGGAGAAGGGAGAGAAGCAATAA
- the scpB gene encoding SMC-Scp complex subunit ScpB, translating to MEINQVKAAIEAILFTMGEAVELDRLSIALGHDKDTIRKIVHSMMDEYSAEERGIQIIELDDSFQLCTKTQLYDYLIKITHVPKKHILTDVLLETLSIIAYKQPITKLEIEAIRGVKSDHAVNKLIEYSLVGEVGRMDAPGRPILFGTTEEFLRSFGIHSLEDLPVIATDKVEDFKLEAEEEVQLKLDI from the coding sequence GTGGAAATTAATCAGGTAAAGGCAGCTATCGAAGCCATTCTGTTTACCATGGGAGAAGCTGTGGAGCTGGACAGGTTATCGATAGCGTTAGGACATGATAAAGATACCATTCGTAAAATTGTGCATTCCATGATGGATGAATACAGCGCTGAAGAGAGAGGTATACAAATTATTGAATTAGACGATTCTTTTCAGCTATGTACCAAAACGCAGCTTTATGATTATTTGATAAAGATTACGCATGTGCCCAAGAAGCACATTCTTACAGATGTTTTGTTAGAAACTCTGTCTATCATCGCCTACAAACAACCTATAACCAAACTGGAGATTGAAGCGATAAGAGGAGTAAAATCTGATCATGCTGTGAATAAGCTTATTGAGTACAGTCTCGTAGGCGAAGTGGGCAGAATGGATGCACCGGGACGGCCAATTCTGTTTGGTACAACAGAGGAGTTCTTAAGAAGTTTTGGAATTCACTCCTTAGAGGACCTGCCAGTTATTGCTACAGATAAGGTAGAAGACTTTAAGCTGGAAGCAGAGGAAGAGGTTCAATTAAAACTTGACATTTAA
- a CDS encoding segregation and condensation protein A, whose amino-acid sequence MDISFKLEVFEGPLDLLLHLIDKNKVNIHDIPIALITEQYLDYVNHMETKDLNVMSEFLVMAATLLNIKSKMLLPKDEKLGKEEEDPRQELVERLLEYKMYKYISLELKDRELDAGRAFYKNPSIPEEIKNYEEKVDVSLLLSDLTLAKLHRIFETVIKRQVDKIDPIRSKFGRIEKEEGNLSDKMEEIQKYGRLHKTFSFYQLLMGQRDKIEIIVTFLGILELMKTGEIHIQQDNLFDDIMITYKEEVVV is encoded by the coding sequence ATGGATATTTCATTTAAGCTGGAGGTATTTGAAGGTCCTCTGGATTTGTTATTACATCTGATAGATAAAAACAAGGTGAACATACATGACATTCCCATTGCTCTTATAACGGAGCAGTATCTGGATTATGTGAATCATATGGAAACAAAAGATTTGAATGTCATGAGCGAATTTTTGGTTATGGCAGCCACCCTTTTAAACATAAAATCTAAAATGCTTCTGCCAAAAGACGAAAAACTCGGAAAAGAAGAAGAGGATCCGAGGCAGGAACTGGTTGAAAGACTGTTGGAATATAAGATGTATAAATACATTTCGCTGGAACTCAAAGATCGTGAATTAGACGCTGGACGAGCATTTTATAAGAATCCAAGTATTCCGGAAGAAATTAAGAATTATGAAGAGAAAGTGGATGTTTCACTTCTTCTCTCTGATTTAACCCTTGCCAAACTACATCGCATTTTTGAAACGGTTATAAAACGGCAGGTGGATAAAATTGACCCTATTCGTAGTAAATTCGGACGTATTGAAAAAGAAGAAGGCAATCTCTCTGATAAAATGGAGGAAATTCAAAAGTATGGCAGATTGCACAAGACTTTTTCCTTTTATCAGCTGCTTATGGGGCAGAGGGATAAGATCGAAATCATTGTCACATTCCTTGGTATACTTGAACTTATGAAAACAGGTGAGATTCATATTCAGCAAGACAATTTATTTGATGATATTATGATTACATATAAAGAAGAAGTGGTAGTGTGA
- a CDS encoding metallophosphoesterase encodes MLKIIGVIILLLLLIEYLRNLTPEITEEIISSDKIPGSFDGCRIVIIADLHNYSYGKNNDILKKQIAQVKPDFILVAGDMLVRKAKNKYETAYSLLKNLSKKYPIYYGMGNHEQSLASQQEEYAKQFREYEKNLKKEGITFLDNDKITLRRKGEDIRIAGLSIGKPYYGKYKKVIMPEDYIEKSVGKCDRQCYNILIAHNPMYFTDYVAYGADLVISGHVHGGIIRLPFLGGMLSPQYRFFPKYDAGRFEAGGCTMLISRGLGLHTLKFRIGNRPELMTVILKNKPNK; translated from the coding sequence ATGCTTAAAATAATTGGAGTCATAATTCTACTCCTTTTACTGATTGAATACCTGAGGAATCTAACACCTGAAATCACGGAAGAAATAATAAGTTCAGATAAAATACCCGGTTCCTTTGACGGCTGCCGGATCGTAATTATAGCAGATTTACATAACTACAGTTATGGCAAGAACAATGATATATTAAAGAAGCAGATAGCTCAGGTAAAGCCGGATTTCATACTGGTGGCCGGGGATATGCTGGTACGAAAAGCAAAAAATAAATACGAAACGGCATATTCACTGCTTAAAAATTTATCAAAAAAATATCCGATTTATTATGGAATGGGAAATCATGAACAAAGTCTTGCTTCACAGCAGGAGGAATATGCTAAGCAATTCAGGGAATATGAGAAGAACTTAAAAAAAGAAGGCATTACTTTCCTTGATAATGATAAAATAACCCTGAGAAGAAAGGGCGAAGATATCAGAATTGCCGGCTTATCCATTGGAAAACCCTATTATGGTAAATACAAAAAAGTTATAATGCCGGAAGATTATATTGAAAAATCAGTAGGAAAATGTGACAGGCAATGTTATAATATATTGATTGCCCATAATCCCATGTATTTTACGGATTATGTGGCATATGGAGCTGATCTGGTTATTTCGGGGCATGTTCATGGTGGTATTATAAGACTTCCCTTTTTAGGAGGAATGCTGTCTCCTCAGTACAGATTCTTTCCGAAATACGATGCCGGACGATTTGAGGCCGGTGGCTGTACTATGCTGATATCCAGAGGTTTGGGACTTCATACCTTGAAATTCCGTATTGGCAACAGACCGGAATTAATGACTGTAATACTAAAAAATAAACCAAACAAATAA
- a CDS encoding D-alanyl-D-alanine carboxypeptidase family protein → MKLFFNLHPGAGKKSKLYTRLICFVLITVILFPYGPGLNTYAETSQDTKKSQEVQSNQDTQNNQEQQSDQNTQNEKNTTATADAAALDISSESAVLIEGSTGTIIYEKNKDQKRNPASITKIMTLLLIFEALASGKIKLDDQVSVSEYAASMGGSQVYLEPFETQDVNTMIKCISIASANDASVAMAEYIAGSEESFVNMMNAKAKELGMNNTNFVNSCGLDVENHYSTAYDVALMSRELITKYPQISEYSTVWMDTITHTTKKGQSEFGLTNTNKLIKSYNGITGLKTGSTSLAKYCFSATAKRDGMDMIAVVMAAPETKVRFREAAKMMDYGFANCSIYSDENADLAITPIPVKKGVADSLNYRVNDKFSYLCLKGTNPADITKTVTINESVSAPVKENDKVGEVTYQLGGKTLGKVDIVAAENIAEAKFKDYFKAAFKKLLL, encoded by the coding sequence ATGAAACTTTTCTTTAATTTACACCCTGGAGCCGGTAAAAAATCCAAATTGTATACAAGGCTCATTTGCTTTGTATTAATTACTGTAATTCTCTTTCCTTATGGACCGGGATTAAATACTTACGCAGAGACTTCACAGGATACGAAAAAGAGTCAGGAGGTACAAAGCAATCAGGATACGCAGAACAATCAGGAGCAGCAAAGCGATCAGAATACACAGAATGAGAAGAATACCACTGCAACAGCAGATGCAGCAGCTCTTGATATTTCCTCTGAATCTGCTGTTCTTATCGAAGGCTCAACTGGAACAATAATTTATGAGAAGAACAAAGACCAAAAAAGAAATCCGGCCAGTATTACTAAGATCATGACTTTACTTCTTATCTTCGAAGCATTGGCTTCCGGTAAGATTAAATTAGATGACCAGGTTTCAGTCAGCGAATATGCAGCCTCAATGGGTGGCTCACAGGTTTATCTGGAACCCTTTGAGACACAGGATGTAAATACTATGATAAAGTGCATCAGTATAGCCAGTGCCAATGATGCATCGGTAGCAATGGCAGAGTACATAGCAGGTTCGGAAGAATCTTTCGTAAATATGATGAATGCCAAAGCAAAGGAACTAGGTATGAACAATACCAACTTTGTAAACAGTTGCGGTCTGGATGTTGAAAATCATTATTCGACTGCATATGATGTTGCCTTAATGTCCAGGGAACTGATAACCAAATATCCGCAGATCAGTGAGTATTCTACCGTATGGATGGATACTATAACCCATACCACCAAAAAAGGGCAGAGTGAATTCGGACTTACCAATACAAATAAACTGATTAAGAGTTATAATGGAATTACAGGTCTTAAAACCGGCTCCACCAGCCTGGCAAAATACTGTTTTTCTGCAACCGCCAAAAGAGATGGAATGGATATGATAGCAGTGGTTATGGCTGCACCGGAAACCAAGGTGCGCTTTAGAGAAGCAGCTAAGATGATGGATTATGGATTTGCTAACTGCAGTATTTATTCTGATGAGAATGCAGACCTGGCTATCACACCAATACCTGTTAAAAAAGGTGTGGCAGATAGCTTGAATTACCGTGTAAATGACAAATTTTCATATCTATGCCTGAAAGGAACTAATCCTGCCGACATCACGAAAACAGTAACAATAAATGAAAGTGTGTCCGCTCCTGTCAAAGAGAATGACAAAGTGGGAGAGGTCACTTATCAGTTAGGCGGCAAGACCCTTGGAAAAGTTGACATCGTAGCAGCAGAAAACATTGCTGAAGCAAAATTTAAAGATTATTTTAAAGCTGCTTTTAAAAAGCTGTTATTATAA